The Glycine soja cultivar W05 chromosome 9, ASM419377v2, whole genome shotgun sequence sequence gtttttgcgGGGGGGGGGTTTAAATTCTGTGGTCCCTATATGCAGTTTGCTACAGTCTAATAGTGGCAGTTTTGCCGCTACATGGCTTTAGTGGATGTAAATAGCAAGGCAGCGTTGCGATCTCTATGAAATTTCTAACTCATTCAGTGTTATGCTTTAAGGAAAATTTATTCTGGCCGTAGTATGAAAGGAATTTTATACATATAGTAATACCTATAGCTTGCTTACTTTATTTTGCTACTGTTTGCCTTGTTATTATATCTACAAACTGGAGTATACCCTACTACATTTGTGGAACTTGACACTTCCATCCTCTTTCAGAGTCGTCCATAATCTTTCGCCTGCATGTAGTTAGAAGTCATGTTGTATCTTCTTAAGCATCCTTGTTTTACTTTTTGGTTATTAGCTGTCTATTCTCTTTGTCATATAATGCAAATGTTAATTGGCTGCAATTTGGCTAGAGAATTTATGGTCTTAGTCTTTAAGATAGATTAATTTTGCTTATATGCCATATTATTATTCTTGCTTGATTTAAGTATGTAGAATCAAacattcaatttgaattttgaatcgaTCTCAGCTTCATGCTTATGTCGTGTTTCTGTTTCAGTTCACAGTCCTCTGGCATCACAATGATGACACCAGAATCAGCAGAGGACTTAGAAAAACATGCAATCTCAGGTCATCATGTGAGGGGGAATAGTGAATATGTTAGACTTGCCATATCTGATGAATTGAGGGTTGTCGAAACCGAAATGCTACAGCCTCTAGCAGAGTCAAGAATGAAATCTTTCAGGTGGTGGATAAAAGCCCTTTTATGGTGCTTTGTCATTGTTGTACTTGGTCTTGTTATATTGAAATGGGGAGTGCCATTTACTTTTGAAAAGGTACTTCCTCTTACTTTGCAATTGTTCTGGTACCAGAGTTTATTTTCTTGATGCATGTTTACTGGGAATTTGGGCTTCGCAAATCCTATTCAGAAATTAATCAATACTGTGTTGTTTGGCTGTTGTGGATTTATTtgatattcataaaattatgtCATTCCTGTCCTGTGTCACTTTCAGGCTCCTAATTGTTTTAACTGAAACATTTTATATGACTATGATGTTTGAAGTTTGGCATTTTCCTTGGCATCACATCTCAATGTATTTGGTTATTATTTCCTATTAGATCAATAGAACCACTAGTTCTGTGCTATCTCCCACTTCATATAATTATATGGCATCAGTGTGCAGTTTGCTATGTTTTTATCCAATGtgatgaaaaattattaggGGAGTTCAATTGATGTATGATCTCATGCTGTCAATGCTAATGTGGCATAATTTAGATTATGAGAAAGAACAAAGACTCTTTCCCTGCTTGCTGGTAGGAATTTCTGCTTCCTCATTCCTctgtttgttttttctctttaacCCTAGTTTGCTGACATTTTATAGTTTAGTCCTTGTGAGTATCATATCACGAAATGACTTTTGGTAATAAACTTGAAGAGGTTTGGGAATTGcataaatattgatattttctgCTATTGCCTTTGAACAAGCTTAGactcaatattttatttcttgtggAATAGCTTACACTCCACATGGTTGCTTTCAATTCATGTTTTGAGCTTGgtctttctaaattttttattgtaggTTCTTTACCCAATCATGGAGTGGGAAGCAACTGCCTTTGGCCGTCCAGTTCTTGCCCTTGTACTTGTTGCTTCTCTGGCTTTATTCCCAGTATTTTTTATCCCTTCTGGCCCTTCCATGTGGTTGGCTGGGATGATTTTTGGTTATGGCCTTGGCTTTGTTATTATAATGGTTGGAACAACCATTGGAATGGTCCTCCCTTACTTAATTGGACTAATTTTCCGTGACCGCATTCATGTAAGTCATTTTGTTTCTCATATGATAAATGGTCttgatttgtgttgtttttctttttcatttaagtTGTTTGTACTTTGAGTTTCTGTTTAtgctctttatatatatatggttcaGCAATGGTTAAAGAGATGGCCCAAGAATGCCGCAATGATTAGGCTTGCTGGGGAAGGAAGCTGGTTCCATCAATTTCAAGTAGTTGCTCTGTTTAGAGTTTCTCCTTTTCCGTATACCATATTCAACTATGCTGTAGTAGTGACAAATATGAGGTTTTGGCCGTACTTATGTGGGTCAATAGCAGGAATGGTGCCAGAAGCTTTCATTTACATCTACAGGTTCGTCCTTTTGTATTTTGCCTTTATGGTATGTTTGGATGGGTGGCAGGGGCGAAGCACAAGATTTTTCTTAAGGGGgaagattcattttaaaaaaaatacttacaaatataattataaagtattttcttaaaaaaagggttacttttttcattttgagtAAACAATTATCcttgtttgaaaattttgagaTATTTTCATGTCTTGACATTTTGACCACCCCCTTCCCAAATTTCCTCCTCATACCCTCCAAGGGAAAAAATTGGTCAGAGTCAAACTTTCTGAAGTTTGTTTGAATACAGACATATATGACTATGGgtataaaatatgatttgtttGATCCGGATATGACTGAATCCATAACATGTTTTCTTCATTAATCTTTGTTATTACATCTATGTTTTTCTCATTTAAGCAGTGGTCGATTAATAAGGACCTTGGCAGACGCACAGTATGGAAAGCACCAATTGACCACTGTGGAAATCATATACAACATTATTTCATTCATTGTTGCTGTTGTTACCACCATTGCCTTCACTGTTTATGCAAAAAGGACCTTAAATGAACTCAAGATTGCAGAGGCCAATGAGGAAGCTGCCTCTGTATCTGGGAGTAGTAATCTTGAGATGGGGAAAGGTTCCCATTGAAAGGCTTCTCATCAAATTTCCCACGATACTGTACATTTATGTATCTAAAATTTGTGTTAGGACTACATGTACCATAGTGTTTTTCTCCCTCCCACTTGGGCCATTTATTGATTATTGGAATGAGTATGTAGGGTAGAACAGTCTGCAAATGCACCAATCGGGTAAACATAATAAACGGCTGTTTGTAATAAATTGGAAAGAGCTTTTACTaacgtgttttattttttataaaatgagaaattaaCGATATATTTATTCTTAAACTTTAGTAATTAAGATGTAGTGTAAGATAATGTTagtaaaattagttgaaaagttaattaaaagctgaaaaattagttgaaagttagtaactaaaaaattagtttattaaattataattgtttgataaaactaatggttaaaataattaaaagggtaagatgtcaaaaaaataatataatagttatttattaaaaaaataattaagaaatttgataaatacattaagagtaaaaaagaaagaaaatataaaaaaaactagaaactaatattttttaaaaaaatattacttcaaatgctataaattatttaaaaaaacttatttaacaaatagttaaataaattattcaactaataagaaaagttaaaaattaactaaaatattttgttcaacattttaaattaaaccaaaGAAGTGTATCATTATTTTGCAAATATTATCGTTCTAAGCAGGGATGTTAATGTATTATAACATTCTCTTCATATTTGTGTTATAAAAAGTATCCTTTAGACTTGAGTGACTGGTAACCTTATTgcttttatttgttacaatttaatatttttttgtttgttacaaaactagtgtatttagtatttatattcatattttgtgCGTACATAAATAttgatagttttatttttaggggAAATAGagagaatgaaataaaaaaaaaatgtttttgggcCTTACAAGAAAGTGTGCCTCCCTCCTCCCAAATTGGCATGAAATGGGGGAGGGAGAGAagatttctctttttcattttttattttttataacaattaaaaaaaatctgaattgTTTCGAGAAAAAAATTGCTTTCTGAAAATGGTTCACTTCAAACTTAATCCTTTTCATAAAGTGGTTCCATACCCTAATCTATTTTTGTAAGTGAATTGATTTGGTTTGgttctttaaaaaatcaaatcatatatatgtaaaatggATAACCAAACTAAACTAGAAAAAATAGAATTGGACCGCTTTATAAGAATGGTTCAGTTTAAATC is a genomic window containing:
- the LOC114425483 gene encoding transmembrane protein 64-like, which codes for MMTPESAEDLEKHAISGHHVRGNSEYVRLAISDELRVVETEMLQPLAESRMKSFRWWIKALLWCFVIVVLGLVILKWGVPFTFEKVLYPIMEWEATAFGRPVLALVLVASLALFPVFFIPSGPSMWLAGMIFGYGLGFVIIMVGTTIGMVLPYLIGLIFRDRIHQWLKRWPKNAAMIRLAGEGSWFHQFQVVALFRVSPFPYTIFNYAVVVTNMRFWPYLCGSIAGMVPEAFIYIYSGRLIRTLADAQYGKHQLTTVEIIYNIISFIVAVVTTIAFTVYAKRTLNELKIAEANEEAASVSGSSNLEMGKGSH